A window of the Henckelia pumila isolate YLH828 chromosome 3, ASM3356847v2, whole genome shotgun sequence genome harbors these coding sequences:
- the LOC140891396 gene encoding GDSL esterase/lipase CPRD49-like isoform X1 produces MAGPGRPQFVLFGSSIVQQSYNVGGWGAILADLYCRKADIILRGYSGWNSRRALEVLHQVFPKDAAVQPSLVIVYFGGNDAMRPHPSGLGTHVPLLEYVENMKKIAIHIKCLSKKTRLIFLTSPPVNEQLIDKYFGKSLNNQARTNEACRAYAEALVALGKELNIKVINIWTAIQQRDDWSTACLTDGIHFTTEGSKIVVREILRVLKEAEWKPSLYWLSMPTEFPEDSPYYEVGSDGKTTRNFSKSISSWQIQWTNGIKSNL; encoded by the exons ATGGCCGGGCCGGGCCGTCCGCAGTTCGTGCTATTCGGGTCCTCAATAGTTCAGCAGAGCTACAATGTTGGCGGCTGGGGTGCTATCCTCGCCGATCTCTACTGTAGAAAG GCAGATATAATACTACGCGGATATTCGGGTTGGAATTCAAGGCGTGCTTTGGAAGTGTTGCACCAGGTTTTTCCCAAG GATGCAGCTGTCCAGCCTTCACTCGTTATTGTATATTTTGGTGGTAATGATGCGATGCGCCCGCATCCAAGTGGCTTAGGCACGCATGTTCCTCTTCTTGAATATGTTGAAAACATGAAGAAGATTGCTATTCACATCAAG TGTCTTTCGAAGAAGACACGGTTGATTTTTCTTACCTCTCCGCCAGTTAACGAGCAACTGATTGACAAATATTTCGG CAAATCATTGAATAACCAAGCTCGTACTAATGAAGCCTGCCGCGCATATGCTGAAGCATTGGTGGCATTGGGCAAGGAACTAAACATCAAAGTCATCAATATTTGGACTGCAATTCAGCAGAGAGATGATTGGTCAACAGCTTGCTTAAC AGATGGAATTCATTTTACAACTGAAGGGAGCAAAATCGTCGTGAGGGAGATATTGAGGGTACTCAAAGAGGCTGAATGGAAACCGAGCCTCTACTGGCTATCGATGCCAACGGAATTTCCGGAGGATTCGCCTTATTACGAGGTTGGTTCTGATGGGAAAACTACTAGGAACTTCTCTAAATCGATTTCTAGTTGGCAAATCCAGTGGACTAATGGCATTAAATCGAATCTCTAA
- the LOC140891396 gene encoding GDSL esterase/lipase WDL1-like isoform X2, which translates to MLAAGVLSSPISTVERYNTTRIFGLEFKACFGSVAPGFSQAVQPSLVIVYFGGNDAMRPHPSGLGTHVPLLEYVENMKKIAIHIKCLSKKTRLIFLTSPPVNEQLIDKYFGKSLNNQARTNEACRAYAEALVALGKELNIKVINIWTAIQQRDDWSTACLTDGIHFTTEGSKIVVREILRVLKEAEWKPSLYWLSMPTEFPEDSPYYEVGSDGKTTRNFSKSISSWQIQWTNGIKSNL; encoded by the exons ATGTTGGCGGCTGGGGTGCTATCCTCGCCGATCTCTACTGTAGAAAG ATATAATACTACGCGGATATTCGGGTTGGAATTCAAGGCGTGCTTTGGAAGTGTTGCACCAGGTTTTTCCCAAG CTGTCCAGCCTTCACTCGTTATTGTATATTTTGGTGGTAATGATGCGATGCGCCCGCATCCAAGTGGCTTAGGCACGCATGTTCCTCTTCTTGAATATGTTGAAAACATGAAGAAGATTGCTATTCACATCAAG TGTCTTTCGAAGAAGACACGGTTGATTTTTCTTACCTCTCCGCCAGTTAACGAGCAACTGATTGACAAATATTTCGG CAAATCATTGAATAACCAAGCTCGTACTAATGAAGCCTGCCGCGCATATGCTGAAGCATTGGTGGCATTGGGCAAGGAACTAAACATCAAAGTCATCAATATTTGGACTGCAATTCAGCAGAGAGATGATTGGTCAACAGCTTGCTTAAC AGATGGAATTCATTTTACAACTGAAGGGAGCAAAATCGTCGTGAGGGAGATATTGAGGGTACTCAAAGAGGCTGAATGGAAACCGAGCCTCTACTGGCTATCGATGCCAACGGAATTTCCGGAGGATTCGCCTTATTACGAGGTTGGTTCTGATGGGAAAACTACTAGGAACTTCTCTAAATCGATTTCTAGTTGGCAAATCCAGTGGACTAATGGCATTAAATCGAATCTCTAA